The following proteins are encoded in a genomic region of Actinomadura sp. NAK00032:
- a CDS encoding DedA family protein, which translates to MLDSVTSWLGGLSGPVVYGVVGGLVFCEDALFFGFVLPGETAVVLGGVIAGQHRVSIVWLCAVVVVAAIVGDFVGYMIGRRVGPAILDTRMLRPHRDHVDKARDLIQRRGGVAVFLGRFIAFFRAIMPALAGMSRMPRHVFLLFNAAGGLLWGVGFTLLGYFAGNAYTRIEHEAGRVVAIVVACVVVAGVIVWRVRRRRGR; encoded by the coding sequence GTGCTCGACTCGGTCACGTCGTGGTTGGGCGGTCTGTCCGGGCCGGTCGTGTACGGGGTCGTCGGCGGGCTGGTGTTCTGCGAGGACGCCCTGTTCTTCGGCTTCGTGCTGCCCGGCGAGACCGCCGTCGTCCTCGGCGGGGTCATCGCCGGCCAGCACCGGGTCTCGATCGTCTGGCTGTGCGCGGTGGTGGTCGTCGCGGCGATCGTCGGGGACTTCGTCGGCTACATGATCGGCCGCCGGGTCGGCCCGGCGATCCTGGACACGCGCATGCTCCGCCCCCACCGCGACCATGTGGACAAGGCCCGCGACCTGATCCAGCGCCGGGGCGGCGTGGCCGTGTTCCTCGGGCGGTTCATCGCGTTCTTCCGCGCGATCATGCCCGCGCTGGCGGGGATGTCGCGGATGCCCCGCCACGTGTTCCTGCTGTTCAACGCCGCCGGCGGCCTCCTGTGGGGGGTGGGCTTCACGCTGCTCGGCTACTTCGCCGGCAACGCCTACACCCGCATCGAGCATGAGGCCGGACGCGTCGTCGCGATCGTGGTCGCGTGTGTGGTCGTCGCAGGCGTCATCGTCTGGCGCGTCCGCCGGAGGCGCGGGCGTTAG